From one bacterium genomic stretch:
- a CDS encoding FadR/GntR family transcriptional regulator — translation MPIGGIPIPSNVVSSIQADLSPVRKTKVYAEVAAQIQRLIADGRLKPGDKLPPERELAEVFGVSRSSVRDAIRVLEMQRLVEPRHGDGTVVREIPIDRLIRPLADALTASKDLVADLFDMRRMLEPPLARAAAFRATDEDIEALRQVVARQTERVKAGQIALEEDNEFHYLIATAAKNQVVLRTVDVLMELLRDSRVRSLQGHGRAEKSLDGHRRILEAIRRRDAEAAALAMRRHIEDIEATLFPAEPSAVRPG, via the coding sequence GTGCCAATCGGAGGGATTCCGATCCCATCCAACGTGGTGTCGTCCATTCAGGCCGATCTCAGTCCGGTCAGAAAGACGAAAGTCTACGCCGAGGTGGCCGCGCAGATTCAGCGCCTCATTGCCGACGGGCGCCTCAAGCCCGGTGACAAACTTCCCCCCGAGCGCGAGCTCGCCGAGGTGTTCGGCGTGAGCCGCAGTTCCGTCCGCGACGCGATCCGCGTGCTGGAGATGCAGAGGCTCGTGGAACCGCGCCACGGCGACGGCACGGTGGTACGCGAAATCCCGATCGACCGGCTCATCCGGCCGCTTGCGGACGCCCTGACCGCCAGTAAGGACCTCGTGGCCGACCTCTTCGACATGCGCAGGATGCTCGAACCGCCGCTGGCCCGCGCGGCGGCGTTCCGGGCGACCGATGAGGACATCGAGGCCCTCCGGCAGGTCGTTGCCCGCCAGACCGAGCGCGTCAAGGCCGGGCAGATCGCCCTCGAGGAAGACAACGAGTTCCACTACCTGATCGCCACCGCCGCGAAGAACCAGGTGGTGCTCCGGACGGTGGACGTGCTCATGGAACTGCTTCGTGACAGCCGCGTGCGCTCGCTGCAGGGTCACGGCCGCGCCGAGAAGTCGCTCGACGGCCACCGGCGCATCCTCGAGGCGATCCGCCGGCGGGATGCCGAGGCCGCGGCGCTCGCCATGCGTCGGCACATCGAGGACATCGAAGCGACACTGTTTCCGGCGGAGCCGTCCGCCGTCAGGCCCGGCTGA